The Kordia sp. SMS9 genome window below encodes:
- a CDS encoding sulfatase-like hydrolase/transferase — protein sequence MSKLKKNIEYFVENTKDYPIIFAIAAGLYAFVYVFASNFMLVNSWFQLAVVFCVYIVFPVVIFSVSWEVSKRLKFLHKFQQYVLPVLNAMFFGFYFVGRIYSFQHKKMMLLTVVIAALLAIGLRKQYKKIIVLQFIMAFVAFATMIPTLYKAMFDADEWRSFPEEVVQTKFTQFPNIYVIQPDGYVNFTELGKDPYNFQNGEFEAYLQNSGFKLYKDFRSNYTSTILSNGSMFSMKQHYKGEQLFGAREVIAGKNPVIETLKNNEYETFLFIENPYVLLNRPEIQYDYCNFSMDEVPWFGIGAFGMRKEMIQPLAETIKKQQGKRSFYFIEKILPGHISTFKSASKGAATERENYLTQVKKANEWLKEITEVIIQNDPNSLIVIAADHGGYVGFDYTKQFFQKQTDEKLVYSGFSAALAIKWPNKQAPSYDAQLKTPVNLFRTVFAYLGDNEALLDNKEEDASYSIITNGILGSVYKYIDADGKVVFEEVER from the coding sequence GTGTCAAAACTTAAAAAAAACATAGAATACTTTGTAGAAAACACCAAAGACTATCCAATCATTTTTGCGATTGCAGCAGGTTTATATGCGTTTGTGTACGTATTTGCGTCTAACTTTATGTTGGTAAATTCATGGTTTCAATTGGCAGTCGTTTTCTGTGTATATATTGTATTTCCAGTCGTAATTTTTAGCGTTTCTTGGGAAGTTTCAAAGCGACTCAAATTCCTCCATAAATTTCAACAATACGTATTGCCAGTTTTAAATGCCATGTTTTTTGGATTCTACTTTGTGGGAAGAATTTACAGCTTTCAACACAAAAAAATGATGCTTTTAACAGTCGTCATTGCTGCGTTGCTCGCGATTGGACTCAGAAAACAATACAAAAAAATCATCGTATTGCAATTCATCATGGCATTTGTAGCATTTGCCACAATGATTCCAACCTTGTACAAAGCGATGTTTGATGCTGATGAATGGCGAAGCTTTCCAGAAGAAGTCGTACAAACAAAATTCACGCAATTTCCTAATATTTATGTCATTCAGCCAGATGGTTATGTAAATTTTACCGAATTGGGAAAAGATCCGTACAACTTTCAAAATGGTGAATTTGAAGCGTATTTACAAAACAGCGGATTCAAATTGTACAAAGATTTTCGTAGCAATTACACATCTACGATATTGTCAAATGGTTCTATGTTTTCCATGAAACAGCATTACAAAGGCGAACAATTATTTGGTGCACGGGAAGTCATTGCAGGGAAAAACCCTGTGATTGAAACTCTAAAAAACAACGAGTACGAAACCTTTCTCTTCATAGAAAATCCGTATGTATTATTGAACCGCCCAGAAATTCAATATGATTACTGTAATTTCTCTATGGACGAAGTTCCGTGGTTTGGAATTGGCGCGTTTGGCATGCGCAAAGAAATGATTCAACCGTTGGCGGAAACCATCAAAAAGCAACAAGGAAAGCGTAGTTTTTACTTTATAGAAAAGATTTTGCCAGGACACATTTCTACGTTCAAATCTGCTTCCAAAGGAGCAGCAACGGAACGCGAGAACTATCTCACGCAAGTGAAAAAAGCCAACGAATGGCTTAAAGAAATCACAGAAGTTATCATACAAAACGATCCCAATAGTTTGATTGTCATTGCGGCAGATCATGGTGGTTACGTAGGATTTGACTATACCAAACAATTCTTTCAAAAGCAAACCGACGAAAAACTTGTGTACTCAGGATTTTCTGCGGCATTAGCAATTAAATGGCCTAACAAACAAGCGCCAAGTTATGATGCGCAACTCAAAACGCCTGTCAATCTGTTTCGAACGGTTTTTGCCTATTTGGGCGACAACGAAGCATTGCTTGACAATAAGGAAGAGGACGCAAGTTATTCCATCATCACCAACGGAATTTTGGGAAGTGTGTACAAATACATTGACGCGGACGGAAAGGTAGTTTTTGAGGAAGTTGAGAGGTAA
- a CDS encoding class I SAM-dependent methyltransferase codes for MTTNAQHASSYRDPSGYVYVENDSIKRIIFPSYFPQYEALQTSEFFQKAFQHKLLIPHTETEHTENHICIQPAQIPFITYPYEWSFQQYKEAALHTLKLQKYALQHNFSLKDATAYNIAFYKGNAIFIDTLSLDFYQENTPWRAYKQFITHFLGPLVVAKYHGAEFLKTMSNFIDGIPLKMIASLLPGKTKLNPFLYTNIHLLAKFENKHQEEDVKATKQASLSKKGLFNIIDSLYNYIKKLKLSSQSEWGNYYQKTNYSDTAFQQKSSIINDWMQEIQAKTVIDVGGNDGTFVREIQTEIELALVGDIDNNAVDQNHYAVKKNKEQNMLPFTIDLLNPSAAIGFQNTERSSFIERVKAFQPDATLALALIHHISLTGNVPFQNSAAFFATFSKNLIIEFPKRADSYATRLLNAKAEFKDQFGHYNVENFEKTYSEHFKLVAKKEIADSERVLYLFKKK; via the coding sequence ATGACAACTAATGCGCAGCATGCTTCATCGTATCGCGATCCTAGTGGATATGTGTATGTTGAAAACGATAGCATCAAACGAATCATATTCCCAAGTTATTTTCCGCAATACGAAGCGTTACAAACTTCCGAATTCTTTCAAAAAGCATTTCAGCACAAACTGTTGATTCCGCATACAGAAACAGAACATACAGAAAATCATATTTGTATTCAACCTGCACAAATTCCGTTCATCACCTATCCGTACGAGTGGAGTTTTCAGCAATATAAAGAAGCGGCTTTGCATACGTTAAAGCTGCAAAAATATGCACTGCAACACAACTTTTCATTAAAAGATGCAACAGCGTACAATATCGCTTTTTACAAAGGGAATGCTATTTTTATTGATACGCTTTCGCTAGATTTTTACCAAGAAAATACACCGTGGCGCGCGTACAAACAATTCATCACGCACTTTTTAGGGCCGTTGGTTGTGGCAAAATATCACGGTGCCGAATTCCTCAAAACGATGTCGAACTTCATTGACGGAATTCCCCTAAAAATGATCGCTTCCTTATTGCCAGGAAAGACAAAATTGAATCCATTTTTATATACCAATATTCACTTATTGGCAAAATTTGAAAACAAGCATCAAGAAGAAGATGTAAAAGCAACGAAACAAGCTTCGTTATCCAAAAAAGGCTTGTTCAACATTATTGACAGTTTGTACAATTACATCAAAAAACTAAAGCTCTCCTCGCAATCAGAATGGGGAAATTACTATCAAAAAACAAACTATTCGGATACCGCTTTTCAGCAGAAATCATCTATTATTAACGATTGGATGCAGGAAATACAAGCCAAAACGGTCATTGATGTCGGCGGAAACGACGGAACATTTGTGCGCGAAATACAAACTGAAATTGAGCTGGCGTTGGTGGGCGATATTGACAACAATGCCGTAGATCAAAATCACTATGCAGTCAAAAAAAACAAAGAACAAAACATGCTGCCTTTTACGATTGATTTGCTAAATCCGTCGGCGGCAATTGGTTTTCAAAATACAGAACGTTCGTCGTTTATAGAGCGTGTAAAAGCATTTCAGCCAGATGCAACCTTAGCGTTGGCATTAATTCATCACATATCGTTGACAGGAAATGTGCCGTTTCAAAACTCCGCTGCTTTCTTTGCAACATTCTCCAAAAACCTCATCATTGAATTCCCAAAACGAGCCGATTCGTATGCAACACGATTGCTCAATGCGAAAGCAGAATTCAAAGATCAATTTGGACATTACAATGTAGAAAATTTTGAAAAAACCTATTCCGAACATTTCAAATTGGTAGCTAAAAAAGAAATTGCAGATTCGGAACGTGTACTTTATCTATTTAAGAAAAAATAG
- a CDS encoding uroporphyrinogen decarboxylase: MDILGITGTEIIGYLASLAVLVSFTMKDLKNLRKINGIGCLLFVLYGYLMPTLRVGLPIIITNLAIFGINIYHLTRKKVE, from the coding sequence ATGGACATACTAGGAATCACAGGAACAGAAATTATAGGATATTTAGCGTCACTTGCCGTATTGGTTTCTTTCACTATGAAAGACTTAAAAAACCTGCGAAAGATCAACGGAATTGGTTGTTTGCTTTTTGTATTATACGGGTACTTAATGCCCACATTGCGCGTAGGTTTGCCAATTATCATTACCAATTTGGCAATTTTCGGAATCAATATCTATCATTTAACTAGAAAAAAAGTCGAATAG
- the typA gene encoding translational GTPase TypA: MASIKNIAIIAHVDHGKTTLVDKIMYHCQLFRENENTGDLILDNNDLERERGITITSKNVSVNYKGTKINIIDTPGHADFGGEVERVLNMADGVLLLVDAFEGPMPQTRFVLQKAIDLGLKPCVVVNKVDKENCTPEEVYEKVFDLMFELGAEEWQLDFPVVYGSAKQNWMSDDWQKPTDSIEPLLDMVMEHIPSPEFEEGSTQMLITSLDYSSFTGRIAIGRLQRGTLKEGMQVSLVKRDKSIIKSRIKELFTFEGLGRKKTQEVQVGDICAIVGLEGFEIGDTIADLENPEGLKTIAIDEPTMSMLFTINDSPFFGKDGKFVTSRHIKDRLMKELEKNLALRVNETDSADKFIVFGRGVLHLSVLIETMRREGYELQIGQPQVIIKEINGVKCEPIEELTIDLPEHVSGKAIEMVTLRKGEMLSMEAKGDRMVCEFLIPSRGIIGLRNQLLTATAGEAIMAHRYKEYQPLRGGIPERQNGSLVSMEKGTAIPYSIDKLQDRGKFFVDPGEEIYEGQVIGENSRRDDMTVNVTKTKKLSNVRSSGADDKAKIVPAIKFSLEEALEYIQKDEYVEVTPNFLRLRKVFLTEVERKRNKTI, from the coding sequence ATGGCTTCAATAAAAAATATTGCAATAATTGCGCACGTTGACCACGGAAAAACAACCTTGGTAGATAAAATAATGTATCACTGTCAACTGTTTCGTGAAAATGAAAACACAGGGGATCTCATTCTTGACAACAACGATTTAGAACGTGAACGTGGAATTACCATTACTTCTAAAAATGTTTCTGTCAACTATAAAGGAACTAAAATCAATATCATTGATACGCCTGGTCACGCCGATTTTGGAGGAGAAGTAGAGCGTGTATTAAACATGGCAGATGGTGTATTACTATTAGTAGATGCCTTTGAAGGTCCAATGCCGCAAACACGATTTGTACTGCAAAAAGCTATTGATTTAGGATTAAAACCTTGTGTAGTTGTTAATAAAGTAGACAAGGAAAACTGTACGCCAGAAGAAGTGTATGAAAAAGTATTCGACTTAATGTTCGAATTAGGTGCGGAAGAATGGCAGTTAGATTTCCCAGTAGTATATGGTTCTGCAAAACAAAACTGGATGTCAGACGATTGGCAAAAACCAACCGATTCTATTGAGCCATTATTAGACATGGTTATGGAACACATTCCATCACCAGAATTTGAAGAAGGAAGTACGCAAATGTTAATTACGTCGTTAGATTATTCTTCTTTTACAGGACGAATCGCCATTGGACGTTTGCAACGTGGAACACTCAAAGAAGGCATGCAAGTATCCTTAGTAAAGCGTGATAAAAGTATTATAAAATCAAGAATCAAAGAATTATTTACATTTGAAGGTTTAGGTAGAAAGAAAACTCAGGAAGTTCAAGTTGGAGATATCTGTGCGATTGTCGGTTTGGAAGGTTTTGAAATTGGAGATACGATTGCCGATTTGGAAAATCCGGAAGGTTTAAAAACTATTGCGATTGATGAGCCAACAATGAGTATGTTGTTTACCATCAACGATTCTCCTTTCTTTGGAAAAGATGGAAAATTTGTAACCTCACGCCATATCAAAGATCGTTTAATGAAAGAGCTAGAAAAAAACTTAGCTTTACGTGTAAACGAAACCGATAGCGCAGATAAATTTATCGTATTTGGTAGAGGTGTATTACACTTATCAGTATTAATTGAAACGATGCGTAGAGAAGGATACGAATTGCAAATTGGACAACCACAAGTAATCATCAAAGAAATAAACGGTGTAAAATGTGAGCCAATTGAAGAATTAACCATCGACTTACCAGAACATGTATCTGGAAAGGCAATCGAAATGGTGACACTTCGTAAAGGGGAAATGCTCAGTATGGAAGCTAAAGGAGATCGTATGGTATGCGAATTCTTAATTCCGTCAAGAGGAATCATCGGATTGCGTAACCAATTATTAACAGCTACGGCTGGAGAAGCAATCATGGCACACAGATACAAAGAATACCAACCCTTACGTGGTGGAATTCCAGAACGTCAAAATGGTTCATTAGTATCTATGGAAAAAGGAACGGCGATTCCATATTCTATCGATAAATTACAAGACAGAGGAAAATTCTTTGTAGATCCAGGAGAAGAAATTTATGAAGGACAAGTAATTGGAGAAAACTCTCGTAGAGACGACATGACAGTAAATGTTACGAAAACGAAAAAGCTATCAAACGTTCGTTCATCAGGAGCCGATGACAAAGCAAAAATTGTTCCTGCCATCAAATTTTCACTAGAAGAAGCATTGGAATACATTCAAAAAGACGAATACGTGGAAGTAACGCCAAACTTCTTACGTTTACGAAAAGTATTCCTAACGGAAGTAGAAAGAAAGCGTAACAAAACAATCTAA
- a CDS encoding DUF4836 family protein, with the protein MKKILFLFAIAFTVISCGNKNTESAYIPKDAVGVMYMNLGSLSEKSKDVDFKNLSIVKMMEENAPQDFKKFMDENLTKENLEATFRNDFILGFMKMGNRMSGSGGLIIPIQSAAAFEKMIAPAVEKIPSSDKQENVGKGDAFTVYANKEMAFGYNEQTALVVFSSNGFAGQELIDLTNLEASENITATDYFKGFFDADQDMGMHITSTPVADMASPMVSSMSGLKVDLKNNNFVYHTTFEEDRLYASMKLLLNDDLKSLIGYDSWMATGYDANLLNMMPNNPAVAMKMSMDLPAMYKHVESLQDNKVLPEMIRKQLKMSLETANKQLEGMTGMTVLDIAGIFEGTMMVALTEGKTVKDSIRTYNYDDGPEFKVFEKKMPYMYAAVSIKDMKKFEELVGMAMMMSRPQTKGKNYYQMSDDAFVLLKGNALFITNDESKADEVYNNGKLASNLSGFEHKSKLDNSMYIYSASGATSMFSDMITGMNPYASMYGNDMGVDDTYKMMSEYFGDSHMIMNADGLEAYTYMKGEGNSLENMIAYINAMTEQSMKMMARF; encoded by the coding sequence ATGAAAAAAATTTTATTCCTGTTCGCAATTGCCTTTACGGTTATAAGTTGTGGAAACAAAAATACTGAATCAGCTTATATTCCAAAAGACGCTGTTGGAGTAATGTACATGAACTTAGGTTCATTGTCAGAAAAGAGTAAAGATGTTGATTTTAAAAATTTAAGCATCGTTAAAATGATGGAGGAAAATGCTCCTCAAGATTTTAAAAAGTTCATGGACGAGAACTTAACAAAAGAAAACTTAGAAGCAACGTTCCGCAATGACTTCATTTTAGGCTTCATGAAAATGGGGAACCGCATGTCGGGTTCAGGAGGATTGATTATTCCTATCCAAAGTGCAGCTGCTTTTGAAAAGATGATTGCGCCTGCAGTTGAAAAAATACCAAGTTCTGACAAACAAGAAAATGTTGGAAAAGGAGACGCATTTACCGTTTATGCCAATAAAGAAATGGCATTTGGTTACAATGAACAAACAGCATTGGTCGTTTTTTCATCTAACGGATTTGCAGGTCAAGAGTTGATTGACTTGACAAACCTAGAAGCTTCTGAAAATATTACTGCTACCGATTATTTTAAAGGTTTCTTTGATGCAGATCAAGATATGGGAATGCACATTACGTCTACACCTGTGGCAGATATGGCAAGTCCAATGGTATCTAGCATGTCTGGACTTAAAGTTGATTTAAAAAATAACAACTTTGTGTATCACACGACTTTTGAAGAAGATCGTTTGTATGCAAGTATGAAATTACTATTGAATGACGATTTAAAGTCGCTTATAGGATATGATTCGTGGATGGCTACTGGATACGATGCAAATTTATTGAATATGATGCCTAACAATCCTGCGGTTGCGATGAAAATGTCTATGGATCTTCCTGCGATGTACAAGCATGTTGAAAGCTTACAAGACAATAAAGTTTTACCAGAAATGATCAGAAAGCAATTAAAAATGTCTTTAGAAACTGCTAATAAGCAACTAGAAGGTATGACAGGAATGACTGTCCTTGACATTGCTGGTATTTTTGAAGGCACAATGATGGTTGCCCTTACAGAAGGCAAAACAGTAAAAGATAGCATCCGTACTTACAACTACGACGACGGCCCTGAGTTTAAAGTTTTTGAAAAGAAAATGCCATATATGTATGCAGCAGTTTCTATTAAAGATATGAAAAAATTTGAAGAGCTTGTAGGAATGGCAATGATGATGTCAAGACCACAAACAAAAGGGAAAAATTATTATCAAATGTCCGACGATGCTTTTGTATTGTTAAAAGGCAATGCATTATTTATCACCAATGATGAAAGTAAAGCAGATGAAGTATATAATAATGGAAAATTAGCTTCTAATCTTTCTGGATTTGAGCACAAGTCTAAATTAGACAATTCTATGTACATCTACTCTGCTTCTGGCGCAACAAGTATGTTTTCTGACATGATTACTGGTATGAATCCGTATGCGAGTATGTATGGAAACGACATGGGAGTTGATGACACGTATAAAATGATGTCAGAATATTTTGGAGATAGTCACATGATTATGAATGCTGATGGACTGGAAGCGTATACGTACATGAAAGGCGAAGGAAATTCACTAGAAAATATGATTGCCTATATCAATGCAATGACAGAACAATCTATGAAAATGATGGCACGTTTTTAA
- a CDS encoding ATP-binding cassette domain-containing protein encodes MIIDIQSIHPTYFTPASSEVWSKVFYLEAGGKYLVKAASGSGKSSFFNFLYGLNNKFTGSILFDKEDISSFPETTWTQLRREKVSIVFQGLRLFPELTAMENVQLKNQLTNHKTETEILAYMKRLHVDELADKKAETLSYGQQQRVAIVRALCQPFELLLLDEPFSHIDDAQIDNATKLIIEEITQRKATLLIASLGNSYNIDYTKTLLL; translated from the coding sequence GTGATTATAGATATACAATCAATACATCCAACTTACTTTACTCCAGCTTCCTCCGAAGTTTGGAGTAAAGTTTTTTATTTGGAAGCTGGCGGAAAGTACTTGGTAAAAGCAGCTTCAGGTAGTGGAAAGAGTTCTTTTTTTAATTTTTTATACGGTTTAAATAATAAGTTTACCGGAAGTATTCTTTTTGATAAAGAGGATATTTCTAGTTTTCCGGAAACAACATGGACACAGTTACGCCGTGAAAAAGTCTCCATCGTGTTTCAAGGATTGCGCTTGTTTCCTGAACTGACGGCTATGGAAAATGTGCAACTGAAAAATCAATTGACAAATCATAAAACGGAAACTGAAATTTTAGCCTACATGAAACGTTTACACGTAGATGAATTGGCCGATAAGAAAGCAGAAACTTTGTCGTACGGACAACAACAACGCGTTGCCATTGTGCGCGCACTTTGCCAACCGTTTGAATTGTTATTGCTCGATGAACCTTTTAGTCATATTGACGATGCGCAAATTGACAATGCTACAAAATTAATCATTGAAGAAATTACCCAACGAAAGGCAACTTTGCTCATTGCGAGTTTAGGAAATTCATACAATATTGACTACACAAAAACATTGCTCCTGTGA
- the kdsA gene encoding 3-deoxy-8-phosphooctulonate synthase, protein MQLSSIPKIKHTTSNNFFLLAGPCAIESEDMALRIAEKVVAITDKLEIPYVFKGSFKKANRSRIDSFTGIGDENALEILKKVSETFDVPTVTDIHEVSDAAKAAQYVDVLQIPAFLVRQTDLVVAAAKTGKVVNLKKGQFMSPESMQHAVKKVHDSGNENAWITDRGTMFGYQDMIVDFRGIPTMKQFAPTVLDVTHSLQQPNQSSGVTGGRPEMIETIARAGVVNNVDGLFIETHFDPANAKSDGANMLHLDHLENLLSNLVKIRRTIQAL, encoded by the coding sequence ATGCAACTTAGTTCTATACCAAAGATCAAACATACGACTTCCAATAATTTCTTTTTATTAGCAGGTCCCTGCGCTATTGAAAGTGAAGATATGGCATTGCGCATTGCGGAAAAAGTAGTCGCAATTACGGACAAATTAGAGATTCCGTATGTGTTTAAAGGAAGCTTTAAGAAAGCCAATCGCAGTCGTATTGATAGTTTTACTGGTATTGGAGATGAAAATGCCTTAGAAATCCTTAAAAAGGTTTCTGAAACCTTTGATGTGCCAACAGTTACTGACATTCACGAAGTTTCGGATGCTGCCAAAGCAGCACAGTATGTAGATGTGTTGCAAATTCCTGCATTTTTGGTGCGCCAAACCGATTTGGTGGTGGCGGCAGCGAAAACTGGAAAAGTAGTGAATTTGAAGAAAGGACAGTTTATGAGTCCTGAAAGTATGCAACACGCCGTAAAGAAAGTACACGATTCGGGAAATGAAAACGCTTGGATTACCGATCGCGGAACGATGTTTGGCTATCAAGACATGATTGTCGATTTTCGTGGCATTCCGACCATGAAACAATTTGCGCCAACTGTTTTGGATGTGACACACTCGTTACAACAACCCAATCAGTCCAGTGGTGTGACAGGTGGACGTCCTGAAATGATTGAAACCATTGCACGTGCTGGCGTAGTTAATAATGTTGATGGTTTGTTTATTGAAACTCATTTTGATCCTGCAAACGCTAAAAGTGATGGTGCTAACATGCTCCATTTAGATCATTTGGAAAATTTGTTGAGCAATTTGGTTAAGATTCGCAGAACGATTCAGGCTTTGTAG
- a CDS encoding DUF1801 domain-containing protein: MKSLKVKVNPAETYIVQQPEPYKSILLELQVLIEHLLPTAELKYKYRIPFYYYKGKPFCYLNASHKKKFVDVGLVKGGELTMHPSHLVTKNRKQMASLRYKDVKHINTKIFFDIIKEAASLY, translated from the coding sequence TTGAAGTCATTAAAAGTAAAAGTGAATCCCGCAGAAACCTACATAGTACAACAACCAGAACCATACAAATCTATCTTACTAGAATTGCAAGTATTAATTGAACATTTGTTGCCAACCGCAGAACTAAAATACAAATACAGGATTCCATTTTACTATTACAAAGGAAAACCATTTTGTTACTTAAATGCGAGCCATAAAAAGAAATTTGTAGATGTTGGTTTGGTAAAAGGCGGCGAACTTACCATGCATCCTTCACATTTGGTGACAAAAAACAGAAAGCAAATGGCATCACTTCGATATAAAGATGTGAAACACATCAACACTAAAATTTTCTTTGATATCATAAAAGAAGCTGCTAGTTTGTATTGA
- a CDS encoding helix-turn-helix domain-containing protein — protein sequence MQKYKQHPKKASVCLRYIKDEMLQSEDLLTQFWGNYALAHWHHNQLNFEKSLLYVDKLYKIAVELKDNDLILSSLINRGNFYFKFGNYKESMEFNLEALELAKASNNVKRELAILLNLALIKLETNDNVGAIELLDKILIVINDGTVGELINLKIKVYVALIKGYIKVENYPKARIYCEKTIKLSRDNNYKEYEFYGLSFLGTIERFYENYSKAHELLDESLIIAQEIKTVTTEIPLIYFEKGKVFYKEKKFQKAIHILLKAGTLMQQNKLDFIKLEETYALLAKSYNEIGNTKNSIKYYEKANEAYKKNDERQGSISVDIIKKYDLQSLKEELNKAEQKTEKTRTVLYISAFLGFFVVIGLIYFYKKREKDNQQKFIALLQSLEEEKQKSKVGVQKEVFKKEAPKESISKKKISTELASKEVEIIDETKIKLLKKLQSFEDKEQFLSKNSSLNEVAKKLKTNTSYLSKLVNAHKGKSFTAYITDLRVNYAIRRLKEDKRFRSYTIDSIAREIGFNRSESFSRAFKNKTGLYPSYYIKNLENQNIT from the coding sequence TTGCAAAAATATAAACAACATCCAAAAAAAGCATCTGTATGTCTTCGCTACATTAAAGATGAAATGCTTCAATCTGAAGATTTATTGACACAATTTTGGGGAAATTATGCACTGGCGCACTGGCATCACAATCAATTGAACTTTGAGAAATCACTATTATATGTTGACAAATTATACAAGATCGCAGTTGAATTAAAGGATAATGATCTGATTCTATCTTCCTTAATCAATAGAGGAAATTTTTATTTCAAGTTTGGAAATTATAAAGAATCAATGGAATTTAATCTAGAAGCACTAGAATTAGCAAAAGCAAGTAATAATGTAAAGCGAGAGTTGGCTATTTTATTGAATTTAGCATTGATAAAACTTGAAACGAATGATAATGTTGGTGCTATTGAACTACTTGATAAAATTCTAATTGTTATTAATGATGGCACAGTAGGAGAATTAATTAATTTGAAAATAAAAGTATATGTTGCTTTGATCAAAGGGTACATAAAGGTTGAAAATTATCCTAAAGCCAGAATATATTGTGAGAAGACAATCAAACTTAGTCGAGATAATAACTATAAAGAATATGAGTTTTATGGACTTTCTTTTTTAGGAACTATTGAGCGATTTTATGAAAATTATTCAAAAGCTCATGAACTTTTGGATGAATCTTTAATTATTGCACAAGAAATAAAAACAGTGACTACCGAAATTCCACTTATTTATTTTGAAAAAGGGAAAGTGTTTTACAAAGAAAAAAAGTTTCAAAAAGCTATACATATTTTGCTCAAAGCAGGTACTTTAATGCAACAAAATAAACTTGATTTTATAAAGTTGGAAGAAACGTATGCATTGTTGGCAAAATCATATAATGAAATAGGAAATACAAAAAATAGTATAAAATATTATGAAAAAGCGAATGAAGCCTATAAGAAAAATGATGAACGACAAGGTAGTATTAGTGTAGACATTATTAAAAAATATGACTTACAATCGTTAAAAGAAGAATTAAATAAAGCGGAACAGAAAACCGAAAAAACTAGAACCGTATTATATATAAGTGCCTTTTTGGGATTTTTTGTAGTAATTGGTTTGATATATTTTTATAAAAAGCGTGAAAAAGACAATCAACAAAAGTTTATAGCACTTTTACAAAGTTTAGAAGAAGAAAAACAAAAAAGTAAAGTAGGTGTACAAAAAGAAGTATTCAAAAAAGAAGCTCCCAAAGAAAGTATTTCTAAAAAGAAAATCTCGACAGAACTTGCTTCCAAAGAAGTAGAAATTATTGATGAAACCAAAATAAAACTACTCAAGAAATTACAAAGCTTTGAAGATAAAGAACAGTTTTTAAGTAAAAATAGTAGTTTGAATGAAGTGGCTAAAAAACTAAAGACGAACACTTCCTATTTGTCAAAATTAGTGAATGCACACAAAGGAAAATCGTTTACAGCCTATATTACCGATTTACGAGTGAACTATGCGATCAGAAGATTGAAGGAAGATAAGCGATTTAGATCGTATACCATTGATTCTATTGCTAGAGAAATAGGTTTTAATCGTTCTGAGTCCTTTTCAAGAGCTTTTAAAAATAAAACAGGTTTATATCCTTCATACTATATAAAAAACCTTGAAAATCAGAATATTACATAA